Proteins from one Anastrepha obliqua isolate idAnaObli1 chromosome 2, idAnaObli1_1.0, whole genome shotgun sequence genomic window:
- the LOC129238153 gene encoding skin secretory protein xP2-like, producing the protein MKIFVLIAIISLLGTSANGLSSGYLPPKASSSNSYNTYAAPASYAAPSVSHGSFASAPSFGSAGAASGHHASYATAPSVSHVNYAAPAPRPVVHAAPVAAASYSAPVYSAPAPRPLLHGAPVAAASYSAPVYSAPAPRPVVHAAPVAAASHSAPVYSAPAPRPVVHAAPVAAASHSAPVYSAPAPRPVVHAAPVAAASHSAPVYSAPAPRPQVFAAPVAAASHSAPVYSAPAPRPQVFAAPVAAASHSAPVYSAPAPRPQVFAAPVAAASHAVPSYSAPAPRPVAPSYSAPSVSYGGSGAASNIGYSYSSPAVAASAPQVAYSAPAPARSSFAAPSNIQEIVAAGSSNYDTKYAANGGYEYRYRQRRH; encoded by the exons ATG aaAATCTTCGTTCTTATCGCCATTATTTCGCTGCTGGGCACCAGCGCTAACGGTCTCAGCAGTGGCTATTTGCCACCTAAAGCCTCGTCTTCCAATTCGTACAACACTTACGCGGCGCCGGCCTCTTATGCTGCTCCGTCCGTATCGCATGGCAGCTTCGCATCAGCACCAAGTTTCGGTAGCGCTGGTGCCGCTTCCGGCCATCATGCTTCCTACGCCACAGCTCCTTCGGTCAGCCATGTTAACTATGCTGCTCCTGCGCCAAGACCAGTAGTTCATGCAGCGCCAGTTGCAGCTGCTTCGTATTCAGCTCCTGTGTACTCAGCTCCTGCTCCAAGGCCATTACTCCATGGCGCGCCAGTAGCAGCTGCTTCATACTCAGCTCCCGTATACTCAGCTCCTGCTCCAAGGCCAGTAGTTCATGCCGCGCCAGTTGCAGCTGCTTCGCACTCAGCTCCCGTGTACTCAGCTCCTGCTCCAAGGCCAGTAGTCCATGCTGCGCCAGTTGCAGCTGCTTCGCACTCAGCTCCCGTGTACTCAGCTCCTGCTCCTAGACCAGTAGTCCATGCCGCGCCAGTTGCTGCTGCTTCGCATTCAGCTCCCGTGTACTCAGCTCCTGCTCCAAGGCCACAAGTATTTGCCGCACCAGTTGCTGCTGCTTCGCATTCAGCTCCCGTGTATTCAGCTCCTGCTCCAAGGCCACAAGTATTTGCCGCACCAGTTGCTGCTGCTTCGCATTCAGCTCCCGTGTACTCGGCTCCTGCCCCAAGGCCACAAGTATTTGCCGCTCCAGTTGCAGCGGCCTCACACGCTGTTCCTTCATACTCAGCCCCAGCCCCAAGGCCAGTGGCTCCTTCGTATTCCGCTCCTTCCGTTAGTTACGGTGGCAGTGGCGCTGCCTCCAATATTGGATATTCCTACTCATCTCCAGCTGTCGCCGCTTCTGCTCCCCAAGTAGCTTACTCAGCACCAGCTCCAGCTCGTTCTTCGTTTGCTGCTCCCTCGAACATTCAAGAAATTGTAGCTGCTGGATCTTCAAACTACGACACTAAGTATGCTGCCAATGGTGGTTATGAATACCGTTACAGACAAAGAAGACACTAA